The following proteins are co-located in the Salinigranum halophilum genome:
- a CDS encoding glutamate--tRNA ligase, protein MEDELRERVEQVAEAHALFNALKHDGDADVGAVMGPMMGENPDFRPHGDEIPGVVAGVVQQVNAMDTEEKRARLEELAPERADELDADEEGDDHTLPDLPNADAYEQVRMRAAPNPNGPWHIGHARMPAVIGTYKERYDGEFVVRFDDTDPETKRPDLDAYGAILDDIDYLGFEPDEVVKASDRVETYYEYAHDLIGAGGAYTCSCPQAEFSDLKNAGEACPHRDKSTETTREEFDAMVNGEYASGEMVLRVRTDIEHKNPALRDWVGFRMIDTPHPREEAAEYRCWPMLDFQSGVDDHLLGITHIIRGIDLQDSAKRQQFVYDYFDWEYPEVIHWGHVNVDAYDVKLSTSTLKALIEAGDLDGWDDPRAPTLGSLRRRGIRGEAVVEAMIELGTSTSNVDLSMSSVYAKNRDLVDDASDRCFFVRDGVEKAVVAGPEAGEPPVHPDHEERGRRHIPVAGAVLVEPDDVPANGERVWLKGYGCVRHTRDAFEFTGDDIDVVREGDVDVVHWVPADGSLPVRMRTMDGDVMGRTEPGFADRDADDVVQFERIGFVRVDEVAADGAQSGDESLVYFAHP, encoded by the coding sequence ATGGAAGACGAACTCCGCGAGCGCGTCGAACAGGTCGCCGAAGCCCACGCCCTGTTCAACGCGCTGAAGCACGACGGCGACGCCGACGTCGGTGCCGTGATGGGGCCGATGATGGGCGAGAACCCCGACTTCCGACCGCACGGCGACGAGATTCCCGGTGTCGTCGCCGGGGTCGTCCAGCAGGTGAACGCGATGGATACCGAGGAGAAACGCGCCCGCCTGGAGGAACTCGCTCCCGAGCGGGCCGACGAACTCGACGCCGACGAGGAGGGCGACGACCACACGCTGCCCGACCTCCCGAACGCCGACGCGTACGAACAGGTCCGAATGCGCGCCGCGCCGAACCCGAACGGTCCGTGGCACATCGGCCACGCCCGGATGCCGGCGGTCATCGGCACTTATAAAGAAAGATACGACGGCGAGTTCGTCGTCCGCTTCGACGACACCGACCCCGAGACGAAGCGGCCCGACCTGGACGCGTACGGCGCAATCCTCGACGACATCGACTACCTCGGGTTCGAACCCGACGAGGTCGTGAAAGCCTCCGACCGGGTCGAAACGTACTACGAGTACGCCCACGACCTCATCGGCGCCGGCGGGGCGTACACGTGTTCGTGTCCCCAAGCGGAGTTCTCCGACCTGAAGAACGCCGGCGAGGCCTGCCCCCACCGGGACAAATCGACGGAGACCACCCGCGAGGAGTTCGACGCGATGGTGAACGGCGAGTACGCCTCGGGAGAGATGGTGCTTCGCGTGCGAACCGACATCGAACACAAGAACCCCGCGCTGCGCGACTGGGTCGGGTTCCGGATGATCGACACGCCCCACCCGCGCGAGGAGGCCGCCGAGTACAGATGCTGGCCGATGCTCGACTTCCAGTCCGGTGTCGACGACCACCTGCTCGGGATCACCCACATCATCCGCGGCATCGACCTGCAGGACTCGGCGAAGCGCCAGCAGTTCGTCTACGACTACTTCGACTGGGAGTATCCGGAGGTCATCCACTGGGGCCACGTCAACGTCGACGCCTACGACGTGAAGCTCTCGACCTCGACGCTGAAAGCGCTCATCGAGGCGGGCGACCTCGACGGCTGGGACGACCCGCGTGCGCCCACGCTCGGGAGCCTCCGGCGACGCGGCATCCGCGGCGAGGCGGTCGTCGAGGCGATGATCGAACTGGGCACCTCCACCTCCAACGTCGACCTCTCGATGTCCTCGGTCTACGCGAAGAACCGTGACCTCGTCGACGACGCGAGCGACCGGTGCTTCTTCGTGCGCGACGGGGTCGAGAAGGCCGTCGTCGCCGGTCCCGAGGCGGGCGAGCCCCCGGTCCACCCCGACCACGAGGAGCGCGGGCGGCGACACATCCCGGTCGCGGGTGCCGTCCTGGTCGAACCCGACGACGTCCCCGCCAACGGCGAGCGTGTCTGGCTGAAAGGGTACGGCTGCGTCCGCCACACCCGCGACGCGTTCGAGTTCACGGGCGACGACATCGACGTGGTCCGCGAGGGCGACGTTGACGTGGTCCACTGGGTCCCCGCCGACGGCTCACTCCCCGTCCGGATGCGCACGATGGACGGCGACGTGATGGGCCGCACCGAACCGGGCTTCGCCGACCGCGACGCGGACGACGTGGTACAGTTCGAGCGGATCGGCTTCGTCCGCGTCGACGAGGTGGCCGCGGACGGCGCGCAGTCGGGCGACGAGAGCCTCGTCTACTTCGCACACCCGTAG
- a CDS encoding PAS domain S-box protein: MYPALGTIHVLHVDDEPDFTAMAAAFLEREDDRFEVETAPSAREGLARLAAGHVDCVVSDYDMAGQNGIEFLEAVREAHPELPFVLFTGKGSEEVASEAISAGVTDYLQKETGTSQYTLLANRIVNAVEQHRGRVALADSEKRLSLFIEQSPLGVLEYNEDFEIVRLNGAGEEILGYAEEELVGETWEALVTDASYENVDAVTDALSEATGGFHSVDENVRKDGTHIVCEWHNRVVTDEDGSVVAVFSQFQDVTERTERERELEATRRRLEAILENTTTPMFMKDDEGRYVFVNQSHRELFDVDDEEIIGRTDYDLLPEEMADEVTANDHAVFARNEPIETEERVSVDGEPRTFLSTKVPIYDTGERSDPDEPVAVFGVAVDITERTERERELKRYESLVNTMQEAACIYDADGRFEVVNEYLAAFYGTTREELVGQQSGLVPHVRAEGDGDRYQELLNGEREAVCGELEVELRGHGPETLEYRLTPLRIDGDVEGVIGVAHEITSFRERERELERQNQRLDSFASVVSHDLRNPLSVADGRLELAMEACTSEHLPPAARAIRRSQTLVEDLLTLAREGERVQDTTTPVDVATLAAECWDPAVASDAALVVETERTVRADRGRLQQLLENLLTNAVDHGGTTVTVGDYPGGFYVADDGPGIPRDERERVFEAGYSTDPEGTGFGLAIVREIAEAHGWTVRATDGDRGGARFEVTGVDDV, translated from the coding sequence ATGTACCCGGCGCTCGGGACGATTCACGTCCTCCACGTGGACGACGAGCCGGACTTCACCGCGATGGCTGCTGCGTTCCTCGAACGAGAAGACGACCGGTTCGAGGTCGAGACCGCGCCCAGTGCGCGCGAGGGACTCGCGCGGTTGGCCGCCGGACACGTCGACTGCGTCGTCTCCGACTACGACATGGCCGGACAGAACGGAATCGAGTTCCTCGAAGCCGTCCGCGAGGCACATCCGGAGCTCCCGTTCGTCCTCTTCACCGGGAAAGGGAGCGAGGAGGTCGCCAGCGAGGCCATCTCGGCGGGCGTGACGGATTACCTCCAGAAGGAGACGGGCACGAGCCAGTACACGCTGCTCGCGAACCGCATCGTGAACGCGGTCGAACAGCACCGGGGTCGCGTCGCGCTCGCGGACAGCGAGAAGCGCCTCTCGCTGTTCATCGAACAGTCGCCGCTGGGGGTCCTCGAGTACAACGAGGACTTCGAGATCGTCCGGCTCAACGGGGCCGGCGAGGAGATCCTCGGATACGCCGAGGAGGAACTGGTGGGCGAGACCTGGGAGGCGCTCGTGACCGACGCCAGCTACGAGAACGTCGACGCGGTCACCGACGCCCTCTCGGAGGCAACCGGCGGCTTCCACAGCGTCGACGAGAACGTGCGCAAGGACGGGACACACATCGTCTGTGAGTGGCACAACCGGGTCGTGACCGACGAGGACGGCTCGGTCGTCGCCGTCTTCTCGCAGTTCCAGGACGTCACCGAACGCACCGAGCGCGAGCGGGAACTGGAGGCGACGCGGCGCCGGCTCGAAGCCATCCTCGAGAACACGACGACGCCGATGTTCATGAAGGACGACGAGGGGCGGTACGTCTTCGTCAACCAGAGCCACCGTGAGCTGTTCGACGTCGACGACGAGGAGATCATCGGGCGGACCGACTACGACCTGCTCCCGGAGGAGATGGCCGACGAGGTGACGGCGAACGACCACGCCGTCTTCGCGCGCAACGAGCCAATCGAGACCGAAGAACGGGTCTCCGTCGACGGCGAACCGCGGACCTTCCTCTCGACGAAGGTGCCGATCTACGACACGGGCGAGCGGTCCGACCCCGACGAGCCAGTCGCGGTCTTCGGCGTCGCCGTCGACATCACCGAGCGCACCGAGCGCGAGCGGGAGCTGAAACGCTACGAGAGCCTGGTGAACACGATGCAGGAGGCGGCCTGTATCTACGACGCCGACGGGCGGTTCGAGGTCGTCAACGAGTACCTCGCGGCGTTCTACGGCACCACCCGGGAGGAGCTCGTGGGCCAACAGAGCGGCCTCGTCCCGCACGTCCGCGCCGAGGGAGACGGCGACAGGTATCAGGAACTCCTCAACGGGGAACGCGAGGCGGTCTGCGGTGAGCTCGAAGTCGAGTTACGCGGCCACGGGCCGGAAACCCTGGAGTACCGGCTCACGCCGCTTCGCATCGACGGGGACGTCGAGGGCGTCATCGGCGTCGCTCACGAGATAACGAGCTTCAGAGAGCGCGAGCGGGAACTCGAGCGACAGAACCAGCGGCTCGACTCGTTCGCCAGCGTCGTCTCACACGACCTGCGGAACCCGCTGAGCGTCGCCGACGGCCGGCTCGAACTCGCGATGGAAGCGTGCACCAGCGAGCACCTCCCGCCCGCGGCGCGCGCGATTCGACGGAGCCAGACGCTGGTCGAAGACCTCCTGACACTCGCTCGAGAAGGCGAACGCGTCCAGGACACCACCACTCCCGTCGACGTCGCGACGCTCGCGGCCGAGTGCTGGGACCCCGCCGTCGCGAGTGACGCGGCCCTCGTCGTCGAGACCGAGCGGACGGTCCGAGCCGACCGCGGTCGCCTCCAGCAACTGCTGGAGAACCTCCTCACCAACGCCGTCGACCACGGGGGGACGACCGTGACCGTCGGCGACTACCCCGGGGGGTTCTACGTCGCCGACGACGGCCCCGGCATCCCCCGCGACGAGCGCGAACGGGTGTTCGAGGCGGGGTACTCGACCGACCCGGAGGGGACCGGGTTCGGCCTCGCCATCGTCAGGGAGATCGCCGAGGCACACGGGTGGACCGTCAGGGCGACCGACGGCGACCGCGGCGGTGCCCGGTTCGAGGTCACCGGCGTCGACGACGTGTGA
- the speB gene encoding agmatinase: MDERTETRAETFRERTTGASVELPYAGIDTFLKSSLRSPSDVAGVDAAVLGVPYDGAVSNRPGTRYGPGAIREASAWWAYLSGYKGGLTNMRTGREVDFGALDLVDCGDVPVFPMDYETTAESVTAHVATVAAQGAMPVLLGGDHYCTFPSVRGFAEGIDADSVGVVQIDAHTDTAAESPVFGEHFHGSSTHHIADTEFCDYEHVAQVGIRGYESPAFFEFADETGLTLYTQGDVATQGIASVVEAAIDSVSAGTDAVYLTFDIDAVDPSVAPGTGTPEPGGLTADEALTVMETAGARDEVGAVDLMEVAPGYDPTDGTQRLAAYLLVTFLERQFAE; encoded by the coding sequence ATGGACGAACGAACCGAAACGCGCGCCGAGACGTTCCGTGAGCGGACGACGGGAGCGTCGGTCGAACTGCCCTACGCGGGAATCGACACGTTCCTGAAGTCCTCCCTGCGCTCACCGAGCGACGTCGCGGGCGTGGACGCGGCCGTGCTTGGTGTACCGTACGACGGTGCCGTCTCGAACCGGCCTGGCACGCGGTACGGCCCGGGGGCTATCCGCGAGGCCAGCGCGTGGTGGGCCTACCTCTCGGGCTACAAGGGCGGGTTGACGAACATGCGCACTGGCCGCGAGGTCGACTTCGGCGCGCTCGACCTGGTCGACTGCGGTGACGTCCCCGTCTTCCCGATGGACTACGAGACCACCGCCGAGAGCGTCACCGCCCACGTCGCGACCGTGGCGGCCCAGGGAGCGATGCCGGTCCTCCTCGGCGGCGACCACTACTGCACCTTCCCGTCGGTACGCGGCTTCGCCGAGGGAATCGACGCCGACAGCGTCGGGGTGGTCCAAATCGACGCCCACACCGACACCGCGGCCGAGAGTCCCGTCTTCGGCGAGCACTTCCACGGCTCCAGCACCCACCACATCGCCGACACCGAGTTCTGTGACTACGAACACGTCGCGCAGGTGGGGATTCGGGGGTACGAGTCGCCGGCGTTCTTCGAGTTCGCCGACGAGACCGGGCTGACGCTCTACACGCAGGGCGACGTCGCCACGCAGGGAATCGCCTCGGTCGTCGAGGCGGCCATCGATAGCGTCTCGGCGGGTACCGACGCCGTCTATCTCACGTTCGACATCGACGCGGTCGACCCGAGCGTCGCCCCCGGAACGGGGACGCCCGAACCCGGTGGGCTCACCGCGGACGAGGCGTTGACCGTCATGGAGACAGCCGGGGCCCGCGACGAGGTGGGAGCGGTCGACCTCATGGAGGTCGCACCGGGCTACGACCCGACGGACGGCACCCAGCGGCTGGCGGCGTACCTCCTCGTGACGTTCCTCGAACGCCAGTTCGCCGAGTGA
- a CDS encoding NrpR regulatory domain-containing protein, translating to MPVDLDRRTYDLLRLIRANEPIGSIRLVDLLQQRGYDIKGRTVRLMLSDLDEAGFTQKVPGKGRRLTEAGDAELDRGDVGGRLRQVRERIATLTSQVTYDPTEDAGELLPCTAEVPVDDAPAAFDALEALGASPLGPAMVAARVTGASVELKLPSSITLDGVLLSRGIDVDLTTAGLVEYRPGDETVNRYIDTLSGEGSTMDVVSLLIEAGRTDVDAVLAEEMGVLIVDNREFPLTRFAESEDLALATTANVGGVLDIRRPRESGPFPRGEPSWDFASLTYGGIGELSIALLAERSLVDSWETLGEPVARSAFEPASVVRAALAEEGVEAE from the coding sequence ATGCCCGTCGACCTCGACCGTCGAACGTACGACCTCCTGCGGCTCATCCGGGCGAACGAGCCCATCGGGAGCATCCGCCTCGTCGACCTGCTACAGCAGCGCGGCTACGACATCAAGGGCCGAACGGTCCGGCTGATGCTGTCGGACCTCGACGAGGCCGGCTTCACCCAGAAGGTGCCCGGGAAGGGCCGCCGACTCACCGAGGCGGGGGACGCCGAACTCGACCGTGGCGACGTCGGCGGCCGGCTGCGACAGGTGCGCGAACGCATCGCGACGCTCACGAGCCAGGTCACGTACGACCCGACGGAGGACGCGGGCGAACTCCTCCCCTGTACCGCCGAGGTCCCGGTCGACGACGCTCCCGCGGCGTTCGACGCACTGGAAGCACTCGGTGCGTCGCCGCTGGGCCCGGCGATGGTCGCCGCGCGCGTGACCGGTGCGTCGGTGGAACTCAAGCTCCCGTCGAGCATCACCCTCGACGGGGTGCTCCTCTCGCGCGGCATCGACGTCGACCTCACGACCGCCGGGCTGGTGGAGTACCGTCCGGGAGACGAGACGGTCAACAGGTACATCGACACGCTGAGCGGCGAGGGGTCGACGATGGACGTGGTGAGCCTCCTCATCGAGGCCGGCCGCACCGACGTCGACGCCGTCCTGGCCGAGGAGATGGGTGTCCTCATCGTCGACAACCGCGAGTTTCCGCTCACCCGGTTCGCCGAGAGCGAGGACCTCGCGCTGGCGACGACCGCAAACGTCGGTGGCGTCCTCGACATCCGCCGTCCCCGCGAGTCCGGGCCGTTCCCGCGGGGCGAGCCGAGCTGGGACTTCGCGTCGCTCACGTACGGGGGCATCGGCGAACTGTCCATCGCGCTGCTGGCAGAGCGGTCGCTCGTCGACTCGTGGGAGACGCTCGGAGAACCCGTCGCTCGAAGCGCGTTCGAGCCCGCCTCGGTCGTCCGCGCGGCCCTCGCCGAGGAGGGCGTCGAGGCGGAGTAG
- a CDS encoding sodium:solute symporter family protein: MVSQTGGFALLALWGALMIGLTYYIYRRQGVTDTREFITAGGRAQVGLTTASFAVTWMWAGDILGVPEYVGFVGVAGIWMYAAPAVLSSFVVIPFALRMRKLFPQGLTYSEYFIERFDKRAHLAVVFVILYTMVLGGVIQLYVGGAVIGGLTGIDTNVVMAVLMGVIGVYILLGGLWGSMTTDFIQFVSAVVLTLVFVPILLFEAGGPGVVYTNMVQNLGSDASSFLSMANFAPIEDFFLPYALGLGVWGVVSLATWQRIFAVRRDKTSRFLTIGGIGVFTTIAMYAVIGFVGLAVFTDVAPGNLSVETLSLLPEWATIVFLLVTLMVLGSSTDSYLTAIASLTSRDIYYRHLNTDASDGQQLRVARVASIGFAAIIFVGTVFAIDSVGFIELLLIGGIGASALVGPFALSLFWRKASSAGFVTGVLVSQVATGFLLASTVGVISGGVTLKLWEIMAVGHLVSTGLTLVVSRLAPDDFAFEDIAQEGSEMLADGGAAVEDEGERR, encoded by the coding sequence ATGGTTAGTCAGACCGGCGGCTTCGCGCTCCTCGCGCTGTGGGGGGCGCTCATGATCGGACTGACGTACTACATCTACCGGCGACAGGGCGTGACCGACACCCGCGAGTTCATTACCGCGGGCGGGCGGGCGCAGGTCGGCCTCACCACTGCCTCGTTCGCCGTCACGTGGATGTGGGCCGGGGACATCCTCGGCGTCCCCGAGTACGTCGGCTTCGTCGGCGTCGCGGGCATCTGGATGTACGCCGCGCCCGCCGTCCTCTCGTCGTTCGTCGTTATTCCCTTCGCCCTGCGGATGCGCAAACTGTTCCCGCAGGGGCTGACCTACAGCGAGTACTTCATCGAGCGGTTCGACAAGCGCGCCCACCTCGCGGTGGTGTTCGTCATCCTCTACACGATGGTGCTCGGCGGCGTCATCCAACTGTACGTCGGCGGCGCGGTCATCGGCGGACTCACCGGCATCGACACCAACGTCGTGATGGCCGTGCTCATGGGCGTCATCGGCGTCTACATCCTCCTCGGCGGCCTGTGGGGGTCGATGACGACCGACTTCATCCAGTTCGTCTCGGCCGTCGTCCTCACGCTCGTGTTCGTCCCCATCCTCCTGTTCGAGGCCGGCGGTCCCGGCGTCGTCTACACCAACATGGTCCAGAACCTGGGGTCGGACGCGTCGAGCTTCCTCTCGATGGCCAACTTCGCGCCCATCGAGGACTTCTTCCTCCCGTACGCGCTCGGTCTCGGCGTCTGGGGCGTCGTCTCGCTGGCGACGTGGCAGCGCATCTTCGCCGTCCGCCGCGACAAGACCTCCCGCTTTCTCACCATCGGCGGCATCGGGGTGTTCACGACCATCGCCATGTACGCCGTCATCGGCTTCGTCGGGTTGGCCGTCTTCACCGACGTCGCACCCGGTAACCTCTCGGTGGAGACGCTCTCGCTCCTGCCGGAGTGGGCGACCATCGTGTTCTTGCTCGTGACGTTGATGGTGCTCGGGTCGTCGACGGACTCGTATCTGACCGCCATCGCCTCGCTCACCTCCCGCGACATCTACTACCGCCACCTGAACACCGACGCGAGCGACGGACAGCAACTCCGCGTCGCCCGCGTCGCCAGCATCGGTTTCGCGGCCATCATCTTCGTCGGCACCGTCTTCGCCATCGACAGCGTCGGCTTCATCGAACTGCTGCTCATCGGTGGGATCGGCGCGAGCGCGCTCGTCGGTCCCTTCGCCCTCTCTTTGTTCTGGCGGAAGGCCTCTTCGGCCGGCTTCGTCACCGGTGTCCTCGTCAGCCAGGTCGCCACCGGGTTCTTACTCGCGTCGACCGTCGGCGTCATCTCGGGCGGCGTGACGCTGAAGCTCTGGGAGATCATGGCCGTCGGCCATCTCGTCTCGACGGGGCTGACGCTCGTGGTGAGCCGGCTCGCCCCGGACGACTTCGCGTTCGAGGACATCGCACAGGAGGGCTCGGAGATGCTCGCCGACGGCGGGGCGGCGGTCGAAGACGAGGGTGAGCGCCGATGA
- a CDS encoding cyclase family protein has translation MPTYDLSHPLETGMQTYPDDPDVALSPHAGFDADGYRVTALSIGSHTGTHVDAPSHTERDGKTLGEFSLDTFRFDAQVADVRRDARAPIDVADLPEATDADLLVLHTGWDDHWGTDRYLDHPYLTEAAAAWCVEHDYHVATDALNVDPTPSPNASEDEPTGFGAHHTLLGADRLIYENLTGLARVPPRFELHAYPLALDADGAPVRAVADTTD, from the coding sequence ATGCCCACGTACGACCTCTCACACCCGCTGGAGACGGGGATGCAGACGTACCCGGACGACCCCGACGTTGCCCTCTCGCCGCACGCCGGATTCGACGCCGACGGCTACCGGGTGACGGCTCTCTCGATAGGGAGTCACACCGGCACCCACGTCGACGCGCCGAGCCACACCGAACGGGACGGGAAGACGCTGGGTGAGTTCTCGCTCGACACCTTCCGGTTCGACGCGCAGGTGGCCGACGTCCGACGTGACGCCAGAGCGCCGATCGACGTCGCTGACCTCCCCGAAGCGACGGACGCCGACCTCCTCGTCCTCCACACCGGGTGGGACGACCACTGGGGGACCGACCGGTATCTCGACCACCCGTACCTCACCGAGGCGGCCGCGGCGTGGTGCGTCGAACACGACTACCACGTCGCCACCGACGCGCTGAACGTCGACCCGACGCCGAGTCCGAACGCGAGCGAGGACGAGCCGACGGGGTTCGGCGCTCACCACACACTCCTCGGTGCGGACCGACTCATCTACGAGAACCTGACCGGACTGGCGCGCGTGCCGCCGCGGTTCGAGCTGCACGCGTACCCGCTCGCCCTCGACGCGGACGGCGCGCCCGTCCGCGCCGTCGCCGACACCACGGACTGA
- a CDS encoding DUF456 domain-containing protein, with protein sequence MVSTLAWVALALAVLGVVGSLLPAVPGATLSLAGLLVYWWSTGYADPSLVVVVGFVLVAAVASLVDVAGSALAVRAGGASPLTAAVALVAGLVLGLVTGPLGFVVGVAGAAFAVEFYRTGESEASTRAALYATVGVLGSAVVQLLLTLSLLVALVAVVFV encoded by the coding sequence ATGGTCTCAACACTCGCGTGGGTCGCGCTCGCGCTCGCCGTCCTCGGCGTCGTCGGGAGCCTCCTGCCCGCCGTGCCGGGCGCGACGCTCTCGCTCGCCGGCCTCCTCGTCTACTGGTGGTCGACGGGGTACGCCGACCCCTCGCTCGTCGTCGTCGTCGGCTTCGTCCTCGTCGCCGCCGTCGCGAGCCTCGTCGACGTCGCCGGGAGCGCGCTCGCCGTCCGTGCGGGGGGCGCGTCGCCGCTCACCGCCGCGGTCGCCCTCGTCGCCGGACTCGTCCTCGGTCTCGTCACCGGTCCCCTCGGGTTCGTCGTCGGCGTCGCGGGCGCGGCCTTCGCCGTGGAGTTCTACCGCACGGGGGAGTCCGAGGCGAGCACCCGTGCCGCACTCTACGCGACCGTCGGCGTCCTCGGCTCGGCCGTCGTCCAGTTGCTCCTCACGCTGAGCCTGCTGGTCGCGCTCGTCGCCGTCGTGTTCGTCTGA
- a CDS encoding DUF502 domain-containing protein — protein MAQLSERTPVRSLTDVVRESLLTGVAVFVPVLLTTFVFAFLFNTLYRYLALVAALFSLSDRIVVVPGLVVSAELLLELSIPVVVLAGVFGVGFVVERSRYGEQAVHYFDRAATRIPGFGSIYESFRQMSDVVLSSDTESFREVKLVEFPHEGSYTLGFVTTATPEALADPTPHEEMVTMFLPMAPNPVMGGHLVHLPVDRVMDVDLTVEEGVQTIVTSGVAIADSELESGLSGDEIRTLAEGEVVDRRTQPGAATSFGRRTNRDRAARYRADVDPEFAGRPRHIVERERDPDADRDPDRTRPAREADRAREARDATQSRPAERADRDPDDRDRTDGRPAERAGRDRDADRGDSR, from the coding sequence ATGGCGCAGCTGTCCGAGCGGACCCCCGTGCGCTCTCTGACCGACGTCGTCCGTGAGTCGCTGCTCACGGGTGTCGCCGTCTTCGTCCCCGTCCTCCTCACGACGTTCGTCTTCGCCTTCCTGTTCAACACGCTCTACCGGTATCTCGCGCTCGTCGCCGCGCTCTTCTCGCTCTCGGACCGTATCGTCGTCGTCCCCGGCCTCGTCGTGTCGGCCGAACTCCTCTTGGAGCTGTCCATCCCCGTCGTCGTCCTCGCCGGGGTCTTCGGCGTCGGCTTCGTCGTCGAGCGCTCGCGCTACGGCGAGCAGGCGGTCCACTACTTCGACCGCGCGGCGACGCGCATCCCCGGCTTCGGGTCCATCTACGAGAGTTTCCGGCAGATGTCCGACGTCGTCCTCTCCTCGGACACCGAGAGCTTCCGCGAGGTGAAGCTCGTCGAGTTCCCCCACGAGGGCTCGTACACGCTCGGTTTCGTCACGACGGCGACGCCCGAGGCGCTCGCCGACCCGACGCCGCACGAGGAGATGGTCACGATGTTCCTCCCGATGGCACCGAACCCCGTGATGGGCGGACACCTCGTCCACCTGCCGGTCGACCGCGTGATGGACGTCGACCTCACCGTCGAGGAAGGCGTCCAGACCATCGTCACGAGCGGCGTCGCCATCGCGGACTCCGAACTCGAGAGCGGCCTCTCCGGGGACGAAATCAGGACGCTCGCCGAGGGAGAGGTCGTCGACCGGCGAACGCAGCCGGGCGCGGCGACGTCCTTCGGTCGGCGGACGAACCGCGACAGAGCGGCACGATACCGCGCCGACGTCGACCCGGAGTTCGCCGGTCGCCCCCGACACATCGTCGAACGGGAGCGTGACCCCGACGCCGACCGCGACCCCGACCGCACGCGTCCGGCCCGCGAGGCAGACCGTGCCCGCGAGGCGCGCGACGCGACCCAGTCCCGGCCGGCAGAACGGGCCGACCGCGACCCCGACGACCGCGACCGGACCGACGGCCGACCCGCCGAGCGTGCCGGACGCGACCGCGACGCGGACCGGGGGGACTCACGATGA
- a CDS encoding archease, whose translation MTFRLRDHTADVAVEAEAATLSGVFAAVADGLTAAMCDDVPPPDEADEPMSFTVEAESREALLFDYLDQLIYERDVRGVLPADNEAVVSEPADATGEWRVEGRARGVPFERVDARDVKAVTYSEMRLEAGDDGWEAYVVFDV comes from the coding sequence ATGACGTTCCGGCTCCGCGACCACACCGCCGACGTCGCCGTCGAAGCCGAGGCCGCCACCCTCTCGGGCGTGTTCGCCGCCGTCGCCGACGGCCTCACGGCGGCGATGTGTGACGACGTCCCCCCGCCTGACGAGGCCGACGAACCGATGTCGTTCACCGTCGAGGCCGAGTCACGCGAGGCGCTGCTGTTCGACTACCTCGACCAGCTCATCTACGAGCGCGACGTCCGCGGCGTCCTCCCCGCCGACAACGAGGCCGTCGTCTCGGAGCCGGCCGACGCGACGGGCGAGTGGCGCGTCGAGGGCCGGGCACGAGGGGTTCCGTTCGAGCGCGTCGACGCGCGCGACGTCAAGGCGGTGACGTACTCGGAGATGCGACTCGAAGCGGGCGACGACGGCTGGGAGGCGTACGTCGTCTTCGACGTCTAA